In Zingiber officinale cultivar Zhangliang chromosome 3B, Zo_v1.1, whole genome shotgun sequence, a single window of DNA contains:
- the LOC122055258 gene encoding cypmaclein-like, whose protein sequence is MAKIFSALLLLLLLLVVVKAESHPAADGSGNIDCLAECTRRCSKASRHKICMRCCMACCHKCNCVPSGTYGHEDECPCYANMKDSHGKPKCP, encoded by the exons ATGGCCAAAATTTTCTCAGCTCTGCTTCTTCTGTTGCTGCTTCTGGTGGTGGTGAAG GCAGAGTCACACCCAGCAGCTGATGGCTCCGGAAACATCG ATTGTTTGGCGGAGTGCACCCGGCGCTGCAGCAAGGCCTCGAGGCACAAGATATGCATGAGGTGCTGCATGGCGTGCTGCCACAAGTGCAACTGCGTGCCTTCCGGGACTTACGGCCACGAGGATGAGTGCCCTTGCTACGCCAACATGAAAGATAGCCACGGCAAGCCCAAGTGCCCTTAG
- the LOC121967857 gene encoding V-type proton ATPase 16 kDa proteolipid subunit, translating to MSSFSGDETAPFFGFLGAAAALVFSCMGAAYGTAKSGVGVASMGVMRPELVMKSIVPVVMAGVLGIYGLIIAVIISTGINPKAKSYYLFDGYAHLSSGLACGLAGLSAGMAIGIVGDAGVRANAQQPKLFVGMILILIFAEALALYGLIVGIILSSRAGQSRAD from the exons ATGTCTAGCTTCAGCGGCGATGAAACTGCTCCCTTCTTCGGATTCCTCGGCGCGGCCGCGGCGCTCGTCTTCTCCT GCATGGGGGCAGCGTATGGCACTGCGAAGAGTGGCGTTGGTGTGGCTTCCATGGGCGTGATGCGCCCGGAGCTCGTCATGAAGTCGATAGTTCCCGTTGTCATGGCCGGAGTTTTGGGGATCTACGGCCTCATCATTGCGGTGATAATAAGCACCGGGATCAACCCCAAGGCCAAGTCGTACTACCTCTTTGATGGGTACGCGCACCTCTCTTCGGGGCTCGCTTGTGGCCTCGCAGGACTTTCAGCTGGCATGGCGATTGGCATCGTGGGAGACGCCGGAGTCAG GGCTAATGCCCAACAGCCAAAGCTCTTTGTAGGAATGATTCTTATACTCATCTTCGCGGAAGCTCTAGCTCTCTATGGTCTCATTGTCGGCATCATCCTTTCCTCTCGTGCTGGCCAATCTCGAGCAGACTAA
- the LOC121968645 gene encoding glycine cleavage system H protein 2, mitochondrial-like, whose product MTSRLLWALRATSYLKISTCPRALSIVIKDLKYANTHEWVKVDGSFATIGITDHAQDHLGDVVYIALLEVGSYMKQSKYFGAVESVKATIDVMSLVYGEVVEVNTELNDSPRLVNASPFEDDWIVKVKLSNDGEVNSLMDSEQYSKLYEEEDAKH is encoded by the exons ATGACATCTAGGTTGTTGTGGGCTTTGAGGGCCACCTCCTACCTCAAGATCTCCACCTGCCCTAGAGCCTTGTCCATAG TTATTAAAGATTTGAAATATGCTAACACACATGAGTGGGTTAAAGTTGATGGCTCTTTTGCAACAATAGGAATAACTGACCATGCTCAG GATCATTTAGGTGATGTTGTGTATATTGCATTGCTAGAAGTTGGTTCCTATATGAAGCAGAGCAAATATTTTGGTGCAGTTGAGAGTGTCAAGGCAACCATTGATGTAATGTCTCTTGTTTATGGAGAAGTTGTTGAAGTCAATACTGAGTTAAATGATTCTCCTAGGTTG GTTAATGCAAGCCCATTCGAGGATGACTGGATCGTAAAGGTCAAATTGAGCAATGATGGAGAAGTGAATTCATTGATGGATTCTGAACAATACTCAAAGCTCTACGAGGAAGAGGATGCAAAGCATTGA